The DNA sequence TGCCACATTTTGTAATTTATATTTGTTCATTATTTCTGTTCCAGAGAATATTTTGTCTTGGATATTTTACACTATTTCATTAATGTTGTGTTAGGAACACGCAAACGCACAGTGTTATATCAATTGGGAAATTGTACCTTATGTTGACATGAAAATGAAGGGCTGTGGCTGGGGCCGATAAATGTTAGCGTCTGTTGTACAAAGTTGACACAAAAACTATCTCTGACTGTCGCCTCCTGCTGGTGGTTTCATGACCTTGTTAAAACAGACCAGAAGGGGCAGTCTGCAAAGGATACATTTTTGAGAATATTCAATGGGCATTTTTTTAAAACACAGATCATTGTATTAGCTTTAAGTCTCTTTTAGAGCCTTTGTTCTTCTCTAATTCAGGGGTTCCAAACCTTTTCACTTTGAGACCCAAAAGAGACACATGGGGTCTCCCCGGGACCCAAACTTAAAAAGAATGCATCATGAATTCATAACATCTACATTTACAAACTACTGACAAAGAACACACAGCAAACcatgaattaaaaaataagaagaaatgtATTTATCTCATGATGAAAGTACATCAAAGGCATAATCCAATGTGTTGAAGTGTGTGAAAAGCACACATAAGAATTTGCACAATTaacttgaaaaataaagaaacagtaAGTCAATACACTCTGTGTTTCAGCTGGAGTGGGGAGTGCGGCCAAGCATATAAATAGCAGAACAACCGAAACAAAATCAGGGTTTTAAACTCctcattatatttttatttcaacatcgGGAGAGTGTGCGAGTCACAGAAGTCTCACTCAATGTTATCTCAGCCAGGTTGTCAGGTCCAGATTAAcgagaagagaagggggggggggggggggtcagcgcaCAGCATCTGAGCTAAACAAACCAGTGCAGCAAAGACGAAAGCGCCTCTATTTTAATTAGAAAAATGCATTCTCATAAAGTGTTTTATGCAATATACTCTGCAAATATCCAATAAACTAAGAaagtttaaaaacaaaacatttttcccAACATGTTTAATTTCTATCTACTGCTAATTTTTTTATCAACAGCATCCTTGCTATTAAATCAGAGATAAAGCTTTTATATGTCAAGCACATGTTATTAAATGGACCCAGTCCCTTTCCGCTGGTAGAGGTACAAACCGCTGGACTATCATGCCCCCACATCTAGAGCAGTTTGGCTCCGCTGGCCACCTCCAAATCTGCATACTCACTATGACTGGTGACTGCACTACAGTGACCAGTGATCGATGTTtggttttaattatgtttgatGCTGTTATTTGatgctttgttgttgttatcttATGCTTTTTATTCTATGTAAGGAGACCTTGGGTAAAGGcggcaaaaataaaatgtattattcattATAATTTCCTTCCCCGCCTTCTCCCTCATGTGCTGTAGTTTCTCGATGCGCTCCAGGTAGCCAGGCTTGGCTTctgacttctctccctctatcatcAGGTCAATGTATTCAGGTGTTGAGAGTGGATTGGGCTTCAGAGCGATCTCCTTCAGGGTGTTGAGACACTCGGCTGAGCACTCCTTCAGCCTAACCACCTCCTCCTGTAGGAGGTCGTACTCCAGCTCCATCTTTTTGATGACATCTACAACGGACATTGCTTTCTCTGAGGCCTTTTCATACTTTTCTTTCAGGTCCTTGTAGGTCCGTTTCTCCGTCACCTGTTCGTAGTCCCAGTGATACTTTTGGTTGAAATGCAACATCCAATGGCACTTGTTCTCACATTGTGTGCAGTTGCCGTCTGGTCCCATGACCCTACAACGACTCTTGTCAGCATCGTTTGGTATGGAGCAGGGAAAGTGGCAGGTCTTTTCACATTGCTGACAGTTGGTGATGTATTTCCCTGTTTTGGAAATGTCAGCTTGAACAGGTTTCATGAAGATGACCTCATACTCAAATTCCTCATTGGCTGTGATCGCTGCCTCGTGTGTTTGGAGAATTTCAGATTCTTGCTTAATCGCCACAAGTTTAGCTAAGCCCAATTTCACCTTAATCTGGAGATTCTCCAGCTCAACTCTCTTTCTGAGCACCTCCTTGGTTAAGGTCAAGCTCTTGGTCTCAATGAAATTCAGAGCAGAAAAGAATCTTTTCATGCTGTTGGTTCCCATGtcccaattttttttatgaaatccGTCCCCgtcttcatcgtcatcatcatcgtcattgtCTTCACTTTTGTTGTTCGCACCAAGTACCTTGTTGTCAGCAAACAAGGAGTTATTGAATTTGAAGTGAATTGGTAAACCATCTTTCTCTTTTGGACAGGGGACCGCAGACTCATTGATTGCGTCGAGAACCGTAGGTTTTGTGCCATCTGCAAATGTCACCAAAATCCGGATGTTCTCTGCCACATCTTTGCCAAATATGGAGAGCACTGATTCAAAGATGTATTTCTGTAATGGTGTAAGCCAAGCTAGAGACGCTTGGGCCACGAAGCAGATGGCATCAATCTCGCTGACTCCATGTTCAGCTGAGAAAATCCTTTGTAGACTTCTAATCATCCTGTCTTTCTCTATGCCTCCTGTGTCTCCGAAACCCGGTGTGTCCACAATAGTCAGGGAGTAGTCGATCTGGAAGCCCTCTCGGTGGTTGAGCTTGTACACGGTGACTTCAGAGGTCTGGCTGTGAGCCTGAGACTTGGCCGCGCCTTCATCTGCCAACTTGAATCTAAAGGTGTCGTCCCATTTGACCCCCAGGATGTAGTTGATCATCCTGTTGACCAGGGTGGACTTCCCCGCCCCAGTGGCTCCTAGAACCATGATGGTGCGGTTCTTGTTCCCAGAGTCTTTTCCAAATATGAAGCGCTCACACCCCTCTACATTTATGGGCTGGGCTTTCAGAGGAAGAGTATGAACGTCCAGAGAATCTGGGGGTCCTGTAATCTTCCTGCCTTCTTTCTTAACAGCCTCAGGTGGCTTTTCTGTGCACACAACTACAGATTTCTCTTTGCCGAGGCCAGCAACTCCACAGTCACATCTGACTTGGAGAGTGTATCGTGTTGAAGGCTTCAGCATAGAAATAGCTGTGACTTGTTGTGACTCGTTGGCTTTGAATGTTAGTTTGCTCCATATACACTCTTCAGGTTTAAATTCTGGAGATGCTTCAGCATATTCTAAGATGTAATGCTCAATATCCACTCCACATCCAAGGTCAGATGGTTTCTCCCAGCTGACTGATAACTCTGTAGGATAACGTTCCACTTGTAGTTTTTCTGGAGGACTGGTAGGTAAGGTTTTAATTAAAGCGTTATCGTCACAGGCCGGGCCAAGGCCGACTGCACACTTGGCTCTACACCTGAACTTATACTCTTCATTAATCTTCAAGCCGGACACTGTGACATCTCCAGCCTTGCTCTCCATTTGTTGATGCCAAATATCATCTCCATCGACACAGAACTCAACAGTGTAGTGGGTGACAGTTGTTAACCCAAATCGAGGTGGGGAAATATTCAGTGTTACACTGTTATGGGTTACGTCACCTGTGATCATCTCTGGCTTCGAAGGTGGTTCAAAGTTGTTGTTGACTAAGGATCCATCCTTGTAGAGGTGGAGAGTTGCACCTTTCTTCTCATCATCTCTTATTGCAGCTGTTAGAAACCTGACGCTGTTGTTCTCCTTGTTGGCCACGGCAAAATCTTTGAAGAGCTTTATTTTCTCGTAAGTTACATTGGAGAAGAACCATTGTTTATTTTCCAAATCATTAGCACATGGCACATCGTCTGGTTGGGTTTCATCCAAGTAGTTTGACAGAGCTGAAAGGAATGGCTCTGGGGTTTCCAGGGAGGTAAAGACGAAGCACACTGTATGTCTGACATCTTCACTGTGGATCTCATGGTGCAGAGTGTTTCGATTAGTGACAATCGTCATGTTGGGCATTTTGTCAATCAGAGAGCTGATGATTTTGATTTCTGTCTCTTTGCATTCCATCCACTCATTCAGTTCACCACTtttgaagggagaggaatgtactTTTTTCAGGATCTTTGCGAGaacactttcctcctctcctcctcctctgatcaATGGGAGTTTCCTTGCCATATGATTCTGGAATTCCAGTTTGTGCTGAGAAACCAGCTCTTTGAAAGCCTTTAACTTTTTGTTAATCTGTGGGAATTGCTGGGCTGTTGTGCATCGTTCTGCATCGTTGCTTCTCCTTTCCAGCTCACTGAGGTCCTCCAGGACATTCTGAGCATCCCTGATTAATCGTTCACTTATCTGTCGAACCAGTTGAGCAGCAGCAGAATCTAGAGCCTTCAGTGGCATTAACCAGACCTTCTGAGGCACAGCATTCGCTCCGTTGGTTCCCATTAGCTTAGGTAGGCTTTGATAGACTTCTATTGCCTCCTTAAAAGACACAGGGTGTTTTTCAAGGTTGAAGTCCCCATGGAACTTGCAGGAGAACTTCTCAACATTTGCAATGTCCGTGTCTGCCATGTTCAGAGAACCTTGACCGTCTATCGTCAAGGCGGGTATCTTCTTGATCAGCACCTTTAGATTGCCCTCGATGACTTGCCTATCTTCCTTTTCTGACACCTCACGGTCAAACACAAAGAAGGCTTGTGCCCCATATAGGATTCCTGTCACTACGTGTGTTGCTTGTCCTGACTCAAACACATATGGATGCTTTATATTACCTCTGCCAATGTGATTCATTGACAGCTCTTTGAACTTGGTGGTCGTTTTGTATTTTAGTGTCACTCTAGCCTGATTTCTGGAAATCTTAGAATCTGAGAGGAATTTAGCAGAGCCTTCTATCTCAACCAGTCCAGACAGAAAACTGGCTTTGAGTGAAGCTTCAACATTCAATGCAGTTGATTTGTCTTCGATGGAGTCAGATGCAACTATGGCAAAGTCACTGTTGGGTTGGGGTCTTTCGTCTGCTTCTTTCTCTAAGGCTTCCCGGTCCCAAAGTGTCAGAGCTTTAGAAGAAGACAAAGAGAAAACAAATCACAATCCGAGCTCAGAGGAAtgcataaaaaacatatttgtttatatatcaGTGTATGGTTTCCTACTTAAAGTAAATGCTTTCCTATGAAGGCTGTAGGGTCACCTTTGAAAATAGCTGTTGAATCTCAATGTGTTAGATAtggataaataaaggttaaatacaaataaataaaggtgTGGAATTGTTCTGATGTGGGATGATATAGGCTGGTCTATATTCTGAACACATCACTGCTTTCACTCACACTAATACTTTACAATAGAGTCTGACTGACCAAATCACATGTATTGAATATGGAAGAGAGTTGGTCTTTCAGAACTTGTTCTGTTGTCTTGCTGTTGAGGGAAGCCATCCTCTGGCTTGTTTCTTTGCAGGTTGGTTTATCTggttataataataaatgtttctGTAGGCATTCAGGCTTGTGCAATGTTGTAAATGAGTTTGAGGTTTGTAAAATGGAAATGAGGTAGGTTTTATCTTGGTCACTATCATGTGCGTTGCCACTTTCTTTGTCCCAGTGTGTTATCTTAGTCAGCCTGAATGTAGGGGCTTTCATGTTAAATGCATGCCGACACCCCAACCCTGATGTTTAAAAGACCAGCCTCTGAAATGTAGCTTCAGCGAGGGATCAGACAAGCTACTGATGGCTGTGTTGTGTGCTCTCTCTGCCAGCTGAATTAAATCAGCTTCAATGCTCTG is a window from the Gadus chalcogrammus isolate NIFS_2021 chromosome 8, NIFS_Gcha_1.0, whole genome shotgun sequence genome containing:
- the LOC130387125 gene encoding uncharacterized protein LOC130387125 translates to MAVDSDTTVVLAALGRPFSLGMLYDCRNDSLIPALTLWDREALEKEADERPQPNSDFAIVASDSIEDKSTALNVEASLKASFLSGLVEIEGSAKFLSDSKISRNQARVTLKYKTTTKFKELSMNHIGRGNIKHPYVFESGQATHVVTGILYGAQAFFVFDREVSEKEDRQVIEGNLKVLIKKIPALTIDGQGSLNMADTDIANVEKFSCKFHGDFNLEKHPVSFKEAIEVYQSLPKLMGTNGANAVPQKVWLMPLKALDSAAAQLVRQISERLIRDAQNVLEDLSELERRSNDAERCTTAQQFPQINKKLKAFKELVSQHKLEFQNHMARKLPLIRGGGEEESVLAKILKKVHSSPFKSGELNEWMECKETEIKIISSLIDKMPNMTIVTNRNTLHHEIHSEDVRHTVCFVFTSLETPEPFLSALSNYLDETQPDDVPCANDLENKQWFFSNVTYEKIKLFKDFAVANKENNSVRFLTAAIRDDEKKGATLHLYKDGSLVNNNFEPPSKPEMITGDVTHNSVTLNISPPRFGLTTVTHYTVEFCVDGDDIWHQQMESKAGDVTVSGLKINEEYKFRCRAKCAVGLGPACDDNALIKTLPTSPPEKLQVERYPTELSVSWEKPSDLGCGVDIEHYILEYAEASPEFKPEECIWSKLTFKANESQQVTAISMLKPSTRYTLQVRCDCGVAGLGKEKSVVVCTEKPPEAVKKEGRKITGPPDSLDVHTLPLKAQPINVEGCERFIFGKDSGNKNRTIMVLGATGAGKSTLVNRMINYILGVKWDDTFRFKLADEGAAKSQAHSQTSEVTVYKLNHREGFQIDYSLTIVDTPGFGDTGGIEKDRMIRSLQRIFSAEHGVSEIDAICFVAQASLAWLTPLQKYIFESVLSIFGKDVAENIRILVTFADGTKPTVLDAINESAVPCPKEKDGLPIHFKFNNSLFADNKVLGANNKSEDNDDDDDDEDGDGFHKKNWDMGTNSMKRFFSALNFIETKSLTLTKEVLRKRVELENLQIKVKLGLAKLVAIKQESEILQTHEAAITANEEFEYEVIFMKPVQADISKTGKYITNCQQCEKTCHFPCSIPNDADKSRCRVMGPDGNCTQCENKCHWMLHFNQKYHWDYEQVTEKRTYKDLKEKYEKASEKAMSVVDVIKKMELEYDLLQEEVVRLKECSAECLNTLKEIALKPNPLSTPEYIDLMIEGEKSEAKPGYLERIEKLQHMREKAGKEIIMNNTFYFCRLYPRSPYIE